A genomic stretch from Leishmania infantum JPCM5 genome chromosome 23 includes:
- the putative ABCC1 gene encoding ATP-binding cassette protein subfamily C, member 1: protein MLHETIDEELPVEMTEVLPSAAPPGRPHHQSDPLYDYRREHLTLQERLAEIWGPEAPYTPVPEETSSWFKRYYYGWVYETVVLASNEKLKHEALPPPTRDVRAHDCGLRLSRAVQAAMYERNAWNCMVGTEVVSTLDASSRGVLRWVGVPQQGGYTRMMAGVEWSVPPALRTAARSDDSGASPFFDGVAHGEHLFTPEQSGMSTLEETTTLMLNLTSRGGVVEIPTPKRLPLARLLAFKLPYYLWMQVPFLLVSNICVIALPSILQAFVAFLDDDPGMQTWGRGLGLVAGIFLVQAMQSVCNQRFNYISFRCGLRYRSALNSLIFEKCMIISSKSLAQPDMNAGRIINMVSTDVERVYFFMLFCMLLWSSPIVLLLAIVQLWRLVGWCAIMAVASFLATIPLNAFFMGIQMRARQDIAKAADARVKATSEFFSGIRVAKFMTWEPCFVANIESKRAVELFFLKKIQNARVATSFVNNAAPMLMIAFVFTVYYCTGHELSSTVVFPTIALLGVLRQPFQQIPWVFTMAVQFLISIGRIRRFLECDNATCSTVQDMEEYWREQREHSTACQLAAVLENVDVTAFVPVKLPFAPKVKTSLLSRALRMLCCGQCKPTKRHPPPSVVVENTGYVSPSSASRHIVEGCRGPVHTATPTSIRSSKTPQMKADDFFELEPKVLLHDVSVSVPRGKLTVVLGATGSGKSTLLQSLLSQFEISEGRVWAERSIAYVPQQAWIMNATVRGNILFFDEEDAARLADAVRVSQLEADVAQLGGGLETEIGEKGVNLSGGQKARVSLARAVYANRDVYLLDDPLSALDAHVGERVVEECFLGALAGKTRVLATHQVHIVPRADYVVALGDGRVEFSGSSADFMRTSIYAGMASGVTENKEEGDAERSESALDAEEEAEVTLNRSASKGEGAEEEGDAAAKDPAAGSFVVEEEKASGGVPWRTYMAYFRYCGGAHVAATIVLVFAVTELITVSSSVWLSRWTTKGEGEGNTVDLTVYLLMVLVGGAGYPFRFIVSYTAMRHGGGAMHRTILRSVTAGTIAFFDRTPLGRLLNRFSRDIDTLDNGLQMSTISLLECLFSISVSMLVTIYSQPFVLIALAPCGYLYYRLMMFYNSANREIRRQTSVKKTPVFTLLTELTSGLATIMAYGKAKEVMTEALERLDVVHSCGNLENNTNRWLAVRVEFLSNIVVTAIAFVGVVTTCLRSSRIDIGLISLSLTMAMRTTGELNWLVRMVATMEADMNSVERLQYYIDHIPKEAMPELDAEVDALERRTGMAADVTGTVVIEPASPTSAAPHTVQAGSLVFEGVQMRYREGLPLVLRGVSFRIAPREKVGIVGRTGSGKSTLLLTFMRIVEVCGGEIRVNGREIGAYGLRELRRQFSMIPQDPVLFDGTVRQNVDPFLEASSAEVWAALELVGLRERVASESEGIDSRVLEGGSNYSVGQRQLMCMARALLKKGSGFILMDEATANIDPALDRQIQATVMSAFSAYTVITIAHRLHTVAQYDKIIVMDHGAVAEMGSPRELVMNRQSIFHSMVEAGGPLARRHFRSLVGRRDNEVAPYSKCG, encoded by the coding sequence TCggggtgccgcagcagggcgGGTACACGCGGATGATGGCTGGCGTGGAGTGGAGCGTGCCGCCGGCtctgcgcaccgctgcgaggtccgacgacagcggtgcgTCGCCGTTCTtcgacggcgttgcgcacGGTGAGCACCTGTTCACGCCTGAGCAGAGTGGCATGtcgacgctggaggagactACGACGCTGATGTTGAACCTGAcgagccgcggcggcgtggtggAGATTCCGACCCCGAAGCGCTTGCCTCTTGCACGCCTTCTGGCGTTCAAGTTGCCCTACTACCTGTGGATGCAAGTGCCGTTTCTGCTTGTCAGCAACATCTGCGTCATCGCGCTGCCCAGCATCCTGCAGGCGTTCGTCGCCTTCTTGGATGATGACCCAGGCATGCAGACCTGGGGTCGCGGCCTTGGCCTTGTAGCGGGAATATTCCTCGTGCAGGCGATGCAGAGTGTGTGCAATCAGCGCTTCAACTACATTTCTTTCCGCTGCGGTTTGCGGTACCGTTCCGCACTGAACTCGCTGATCTTTGAGAAGTGCATGATCATCTCCAGCAAGTCGCTCGCACAGCCGGATATGAACGCGGGGCGCATCATCAACATGGTGAGCACCGATGTGGAGCGGGTGTACTTTTTTATGCTGTTCTGCATGCTCTTGTGGAGCAGCCCGATTGTGCTTCTTCTCGCCATTGTGCAGCTCTGGCGGTTGGTTGGCTGGTGCGCCATCATGgccgtcgcctccttccTCGCCACCATCCCGCTGAATGCCTTCTTCATGGGCATCCAGATGCGGGCACGCCAGGACATCGCGAAGGCTGCCGACGCTCGAGTCAAGGCAACAAGCGAGTTCTTTTCCGGCATCCGCGTCGCCAAGTTTATGACGTGGGAGCCTTGCTTCGTCGCGAACATCGAGTCGAAGCGCGCGGTGGAGTTGTTCTTTCTCAAGAAGATTCAGAACGCGCGCGTGGCCACGTCGTTCGTGAACAATGCTGCACCCATGCTGATGATAGCCTTCGTCTTCACCGTGTACTACTGCACCGGCCACGAGCTGAGCTCCACTGTTGTCTTCCCCACCatcgcgctgctcggcgtccTCCGCCAACCGTTTCAGCAAATTCCGTGGGTGTTCACGATGGCGGTGCAGTTTCTCATTTCGATTGGCCGCATCCGAAGGTTCCTTGAGTGTGACAACGCCACCTGCTCCACTGTGCAGGACATGGAGGAGTACTGGAGGGAGCAGCGCGAACACAGCACTGCGTGCCAGCTTGCCGCTGTGCTGGAGAACGTCGACGTGACTGCCTTTGTGCCCGTGAAACTGCCGTTTGCGCCGAAGGTGAAGACGTCTCTGCTTTCTCGGGCTCTGCGGATGCTGTGCTGCGGGCAGTGCAAACCCACGAAGAGGCACCCACCTCCATCGGTCGTCGTCGAGAATACAGGCTACGTCTCCCCATCAAGTGCGTCTCGCCACATCGTGGAGGGCTGCCGCGGCCCCGTGCACACGGCAACACCGACGTCTATAAGAAGCTCAAAGACGCCTCAGATGAAGGCGGATGACTTCTTCGAGCTGGAGCcgaaggtgctgctgcacgacgtGTCTGTGAGCGTCCCGCGCGGGAAGCTGACGGTTGTGCTTGGCGCGACCGGGAGCGGGaagtcgacgctgctgcagtcgctgctgtcgcagtTCGAGATCAGCGAGGGCCGCGTGTGGGCGGAGCGGAGCATCGCGTacgtgccgcagcaggcgtGGATCATGAACGCGACGGTGCGCGGCAACATCCTGTTcttcgacgaggaggacgccgCGCGGCTCGCGGATGCCGTGCGCGTGagccagctggaggcggacgTTGCGCAGCTTGGCGGGGGGCTGGAGACGGAGATCGGGGAGAAGGGCGTGAACCTGAGCGGCGGGCAGAAGGCGCGCGTGAGCCTTGCGCGCGCCGTGTACGCGAACCGCGACGTGTACCTGCTGGACGACCCCCTGTCCGCGCTGGACGCGCACGTTGGCGAGCGCGTTGTGGAGGAGTGCTTCCTTGGCGCACTTGCGGGCAAGACGCGCGTGCTTGCGACGCACCAGGTGCACATTGTGCCGAGGGCAGACTACGTTGTGGCGCTGGGTGACGGGCGCGTCGAGTTCAGCGGAAGCAGCGCGGACTTTATGCGGACATCTATCTACGCTGGAATGGCTTCCGGCGTCACGGAGaacaaggaagagggggatgCGGAGCGGTCGGAGTCTGCGCTTGATgcagaagaggaggcagaggtgaCGCTCAACAGGAGCGCCAGCAAAGGcgagggggcggaggaggagggcgatgCTGCAGCTAAAGACCCCGCTGCCGGCTCCTtcgtcgtcgaggaggagaaggcgtcGGGCGGTGTTCCGTGGCGGACGTACATGGCGTACTTTCGGTAttgcggcggtgcgcacgtCGCGGCGACGATTGTGCTTGTCTTCGCCGTTACGGAGCTGATCACGGTCTCCAGCAGTGTGTGGCTGTCAAGGTGGACCACGAAGGGGGAAGGTGAAGGCAACACCGTGGATCTCACCGTGTACCTGCTCATGGTCCTcgttggcggcgccggctaTCCTTTCCGCTTTATCGTGTCGTACACCGCAATGCGtcacggtggcggcgcgatGCATCGCACCATTCTGCGCTCGGTTACAGCAGGCACGATCGCGTTTTTTGACCGCACCCCCCTGGGACGGCTGCTGAACCGCTTCTCGCGCGACATCGACACCCTGGACAACGGCCTGCAGATGTCGACCATCTCCCTGTTGGAGTGtctcttctccatctccgtTTCGATGCTGGTCACCATCTACTCGCAGCCGTTTGTGCTCATCGCGCTTGCGCCGTGCGGGTACCTGTACTACCGGTTAATGATGTTCTACAACTCTGCCAACCGCGAGATCCGCCGGCAGACGAGCGTGAAGAAGACACCCGTCTTTACTCTGCTGACGGAGCTGACGAGCGGTCTCGCCACCATCATGGCATACGGTAAGGCAAAAGAGGTGATGACTGAAGCGCTGGAGAGACTAGATGTAGTCCACTCATGCGGCAACTTGGAGAACAACACGAATCGGTGGCTCGCCGTACGCGTCGAGTTCCTCAGCAACATCGTCGTCACGGCCATCGCCTTTGTCGGCGTCGTCACAACATGCCTTCGCTCGAGCCGCATTGATATTGGCctcatctccctctccctcactaTGGCGATGCGAACGACCGGCGAGCTCAACTGGCTGGTACGCATGGTAGCAACCATGGAGGCGGACATGAACAGCGTGGAGCGACTGCAGTACTACATTGATCATATTCCCAAGGAGGCGATGCCGGAGCTGgacgcggaggtggacgCGCTGGAGAGGCGGACGGGAATGGCGGCGGACGTGACGGGGACGGTTGTGATCGAGCCTGCGAGCCCgacgagcgccgcgccgcacaccGTGCAGGCCGGGTCGCTTGTGTTCGAGGGCGTGCAGATGCGGTACCGCGAGGGGCTGCCGcttgtgctgcgcggcgtgaGCTTCCGGATCGCGCCGCGCGAGAAGGTCGGCATTGTTGGGCGGACGGGGAGCGGGaagtcgacgctgctgctgacgttCATGCGGATTGTGGAGGTGTGCGGCGGGGAGATCCGCGTGAACGGGCGCGAGATCGGTGCGTAcgggctgcgcgagctgcggcggcagttCTCGATGATCCCGCAGGACCCTGTGCTGTTCGACGGGACGGTGCGGCAGAACGTGGACCCGTTCCTGGAGGCGTCGTCCGCGGAGGTGTGGGCTGCGCTGGAGCTTGTAgggctgcgcgagcgcgttgcgtcggagagcgaggggATCGACAGCCGCGTGCTGGAGGGCGGGTCGAACTACAGCGttgggcagcggcagctgatgtgcatggcgcgcgcgctgctgaagaaggGGAGCGGGTTCATCCTGATggacgaggcgacggcgaacATCGACCCCGCGCTTGACCGGCAGATCCAGGCGACAGTGATGAGCGCGTTCTCGGCGTACACGGTGATCACGATCGCGCACCGGCTGCACACTGTCGCGCAGTACGACAAGATCATCGTGATGGACCACGGTGCTGTTGCGGAGATGGGCAGCCCGCGCGAGCTTGTGATGAACCGCCAGTCCATATTCCACAGCATGGTGGAGGCCGGGGGGCCGTTGGCGCGAAGGCACTTCCGGTCCCTCGTGGGGCGTCGCGACAACGAAGTAGCTCCCTACTCGAAGTGCGGGTGA
- the putative ABCC2 gene encoding ATP-binding cassette protein subfamily C, member 2, whose product MQYEDPRHHSAASAEHRALPKGGHQNGAAEQLATASKATAANRQAALHERDTLKQRITELWGPPKHYVECDEDRASFSHRMWYFFVYPMVLLASREQISLENMPPPTRDVRAHDCGLRLSRAVQAAMYERNAWNCMAGTEVVSTLDASSRGVLRWVGVPQQGGYTRMMAGVEWSVPPALRTAARSDDSGASPFFDGVAHGEHLFTPEQSGMSTLEEVTCVRLLSSDGRPVDAASVPTPRRLSLMRVLLASLPEYFWWQVPFKLVGDVCTLTIPFLLKAFVHFISERNQSWAYGLVLTVTFFLTQLMQSTCLHRFYYVSIKCGLQYRSALNGLIFEKVFTISHKALADPQMNTGRIINMMSTDTEQANQFMQYCMYIWSSPMVFLISISFLSRLVGWCSIMAVVALLMTLPINGWLMKWQMAARRKLVKATDVRVKAANEFFSGVRVAKFMTWEPRFIANIEEKRALEVSYLKQVQTARVCTSFVSMATPQVMIAAVFIVYYLLGHELTPTVVYPTISLLGIIRMPFNMLPLVFTLSAQYLVAITRINKFLECDNATCSTVQDMEEYWREQREHSTACQLAAVLENVDVTAFVPVKLPFAPKVKTSLLSRALRMLCCGRCRPAKQYPAPTAVAEDVCAALPLSPSPPSSSASPRGGAFRKGKVEADDFFELEPKVLLHDVSVSVPRGKLTVVLGATGSGKSTLLQSLLSQFEISEGRMWAERSIAYVPQQAWIMNATVRGNILFFDEEDAARLADAVRVSQLEADVAQLGGGLETEIGEKGVNLSGGQKARVSLARAVYANRDVYLLDDPLSALDAHVGERVVEECFLGALAGKTRVLATHQVHIVPRADYVVALGDGRVEFSGSSADFMHTPFYASLAAAEADSPPRKGGGANADAEDMDAACGGVSDPEEGSAKPVRRAVSGDGAAAPAAAAQLMTVEEKASGMVAWGTYREYLRFCGGRLWIGGVLAIFGVTEFFTISSMLCLSMWAARRFDLSDASYLLMYIGCVVLGTSTVPLRFYFSFEAMRRGCARMHHAVLRSVSRGTMEFFDTTPLGRILNRFSRDVDVADNTLPMSMLQMMSCLCGILSSLLVTFFTQPLVIFALAPCGYLYYRIMVFYNSANREIRRTSSVVKSPLFSLLGEALTGSATITAYRRASTVMQEALHRLDLVYSCSILENMANRWLGVRVEFLSNIVVSTIVLIGIGRTVLMETHEEWIALVSLSLTMATQTTAMLNWLLRQVATVEADMNSVERLLHYTHKVPQEAMPELDAEVDALERRTGMAADVTGTVVIEPASPTSAAPHTVQAGSLVFEGVQMRYREGLPLVLRGVSFRIAPREKVGIVGRTGSGKSTLLLTFMRIVEVCGGEIRVNGREIGAYGLRELRRQFSMIPQDPVLFDGTVRQNVDPFLEASSAEVWAALELVGLRERVASESEGIDSRVLEGGSNYSVGQRQLMCMARALLKKGSGFILMDEATANIDPALDRQIQATVMSAFSAYTVITIAHRLHTVAQYDKIIVMDHGAVAEMGSPRELVMNRQSIFHSMVEALGRSEAARVIQVAMAQ is encoded by the coding sequence ATGCAGTACGAGGACCCGCGCCATCAcagcgcagcgtcagcggaGCACAGAGCGCTGCCGAAAGGTGGGCATCAGAATGGCGCCGCTGAACAGCTTGCAACCGCTTCAAAGGCCACGGCAGCGAATCGCCAAGCTGCACTGCACGAGCGCGATACGCTGAAGCAGCGAATAACGGAGCTGTGGGGCCCGCCGAAGCACTACGTGGAGTGCGACGAGGACCGCGCCTCCTTCAGCCATCGCATGTGGTACTTCTTTGTGTATccgatggtgctgctcgcaTCACGGGAACAGATCAGTCTTGAGAATATGCCCCCGCCAACGCGggatgtgcgcgcgcacgactgCGGGCTGCGGCTGTCGCGTGCTGTGCAGGCGGCGATGTACGAGCGGAACGCGTGGAACTGCATGGCTGGGACGGAGGTCGTGAGCACGCTGGACGCTTCGAGTCGCGGTGTTCTGCGGTGGGTCggggtgccgcagcagggcgGGTACACGCGGATGATGGCTGGCGTGGAGTGGAGCGTGCCGCCGGCtctgcgcaccgctgcgaggtccgacgacagcggtgcgTCGCCGTTCTtcgacggcgttgcgcacGGTGAGCACCTGTTCACGCCTGAGCAGAGTGGCATGtcgacgctggaggaggtgacgtGCGTAAGGTTGCTGTCGTCGGATGGGAGGCCCGTGGACGCTGCTTCTGTGCCAACGCCGCGCCGGCTCTCTCTCATGCGCGTGCTCCTGGCATCGCTGCCGGAGTATTTTTGGTGGCAGGTTCCCTTCAAGCTTGTTGGTGACGTGTGCACCCTCACTATACCTTTTCTCTTGAAGGCGTTTGTGCACTTCATCAGCGAGCGCAACCAGAGCTGGGCGTACGGGCTGGTGCTAACAGTGACGTTCTTCCTGACACAACTGATGCAGAGCACCTGCCTGCACCGCTTCTACTACGTGAGCATCAAATGTGGTCTGCAGTACCGCTCCGCCCTTAACGGGTTGATATTTGAGAAGGTGTTCACGATCTCCCACAAGGCTCTGGCAGATCCACAGATGAACACAGGCCGCATCATCAACATGATGAGCACGGACACCGAGCAGGCAAACCAGTTCATGCAGTATTGCATGTACATCTGGAGCAGCCCCATGGTGTTTCTTATCTCCATCTCATTTCTCAGTCGCTTGGTGGGTTGGTGCTCCATCATGGCtgtcgtggcgctgctcatgACGCTGCCGATCAACGGTTGGCTGATGAAGTGGCagatggcggcgcggcgaaaGCTCGTCAAGGCAACGGATGTGCGCGTGAAAGCGGCGAACGAGTTCTTCTCGGGCGTCCGCGTCGCCAAGTTTATGACGTGGGAGCCGCGGTTTATCGCCAACATcgaggagaagcgcgccTTGGAGGTGTCGTACTTGAAGCAGGTGCAGACCGCGCGAGTCTGCACGTCGTTTGTGAGCATGGCCACCCCACAGGTCATGATCGCCGCGGTGTTCATTGTGTATTACCTGCTTGGGCACGAGCTCACGCCGACGGTGGTGTACCCGACTATCTCTCTCCTTGGCATTATCAGGATGCCGTTTAATATGCTGCCGTTAGTGTTCACCCTGTCGGCGCAGTACCTTGTGGCCATCACGCGTATCAACAAATTCCTCGAGTGCGACAACGCCACCTGCTCCACTGTGCAGGACATGGAGGAGTACTGGAGGGAGCAGCGCGAACACAGCACTGCGTGCCAGCTTGCCGCTGTGCTGGAGAACGTCGACGTGACTGCCTTTGTGCCCGTGAAACTGCCGTTTGCGCCGAAGGTGAAGACGTCTCTGCTTTCTCGGGCTCTGCGGATGCTGTGCTGCGGGCGCTGCCGACCTGCGAAGCAGTACCCCGCGCCAACGGCTGTGGCGGAGGATGTGTGCGCGGCTTTGCCATtatcgccctcgccgccgtcttcgtcggcatcgccgcgCGGAGGCGCCTTTCGTAAGGGTAAGGTTGAGGCGGATGACTTCTTCGAGCTGGAGCcgaaggtgctgctgcacgacgtGTCTGTGAGCGTCCCGCGCGGGAAGCTGACGGTTGTGCTTGGCGCGACCGGGAGCGGGaagtcgacgctgctgcagtcgctgctgtcgcagtTCGAGATCAGCGAGGGCCGCATGTGGGCGGAGCGGAGCATCGCGTacgtgccgcagcaggcgtGGATCATGAACGCGACGGTGCGCGGCAACATCCTGTTcttcgacgaggaggacgccgCGCGGCTCGCGGATGCCGTGCGCGTGagccagctggaggcggacgTTGCGCAGCTTGGCGGGGGGCTGGAGACGGAGATCGGGGAGAAGGGCGTGAACCTGAGCGGCGGGCAGAAGGCGCGCGTGAGCCTTGCGCGCGCCGTGTACGCGAACCGCGACGTGTACCTGCTGGACGACCCCCTGTCCGCGCTGGACGCGCACGTTGGCGAGCGCGTTGTGGAGGAGTGCTTCCTTGGCGCACTTGCGGGCAAGACGCGCGTGCTTGCGACGCACCAGGTGCACATTGTGCCGAGGGCAGACTACGTTGTGGCGCTGGGTGACGGGCGCGTCGAGTTCAGCGGAAGCAGCGCGGACTTTATGCACACACCGTTTTACGCGTCGCTGGCCGCTGCGGAGGCAGATAGCCCTCCAAGAaagggcggtggcgcgaaTGCAGATGCTGAGGACATGGACGCTGCCTGCGGTGGCGTATCGGACCCCGAGGAGGGCTCTGCAAAGCCGGTGAGGAGGGCGGTGTCGGgggatggcgccgctgcccccgccgctgctgctcagctgATGACAGTGGAGGAGAAAGCGTCGGGCATGGTGGCATGGGGGACGTATCGAGAGTACCTCAGGTTCTGCGGAGGGCGTTTGTGGATTGGTGGGGTTCTGGCGATATTTGGCGTGACCGAGTTCTTCACCATCTCTTCGATGCTGTGCTTGTCGATgtgggcggcgcggcgcttcGATTTGTCGGACGCGTCGTACCTGTTGATGTATATTGGCTGCGTTGTGCTTGGGACGTCGacagtgccgctgcgcttttACTTCTCATTCGAGGCAATGCGGCGCGGGTGCGCTAGGATGCACCACGCCGTTCTGCGCAGTGTGTCACGCGGAACGATGGAGTTCTTTGATACAACACCGCTGGGCCGCATACTCAACCGCTTCTCGCGCGACGTGGACGTCGCAGACAACACGCTGCCAATGTCGATGCTACAGATGATGAGCTGCCTTTGCGGGATCCTGTCATCGCTTCTGGTGACGTTCTTCACGCAGCCGCTGGTGATATTCGCGCTTGCGCCGTGCGGGTATCTGTACTACCGGATCATGGTGTTCTACAACTCTGCCAACCGCGAGATCCGCCGAACAAGCAGCGTTGTAAAGTCGCCTCTGTTCTCTCTTCTTggcgaggcgctgacggGCAGCGCGACAATCACTGCGTACCGCCGCGCTTCGACGGTgatgcaggaggcgctgcaccggCTGGACCTCGTGTACTCGTGCTCAATCCTAGAGAACATGGCGAACCGCTGGCTTGGAGTTCGTGTAGAGTTCCTCAGCAACATCGTGGTGTCGACAATTGTGCTTATCGGCATTGGCCGCACGGTGCTGATGGAGACCCATGAGGAATGGATAGCGCTTGTCTCGCTGTCACTGACGATGGCAACGCAGACGACAGCAATGCTGAACTGGCTTCTGCGGCAGGTTGCGACGGTGGAGGCGGACATGAACAgcgtggagcggctgctgcactaCACCCACAAAGTGCCGCAGGAGGCGATGCCGGAGCTGgacgcggaggtggacgCGCTGGAGAGGCGGACGGGAATGGCGGCGGACGTGACGGGGACGGTTGTGATCGAGCCTGCGAGCCCgacgagcgccgcgccgcacaccGTGCAGGCCGGGTCGCTTGTGTTCGAGGGCGTGCAGATGCGGTACCGCGAGGGGCTGCCGcttgtgctgcgcggcgtgaGCTTCCGGATCGCGCCGCGCGAGAAGGTCGGCATTGTTGGGCGGACGGGGAGCGGGaagtcgacgctgctgctgacgttCATGCGGATTGTGGAGGTGTGCGGCGGGGAGATCCGCGTGAACGGGCGCGAGATCGGTGCGTAcgggctgcgcgagctgcggcggcagttCTCGATGATCCCGCAGGACCCTGTGCTGTTCGACGGGACGGTGCGGCAGAACGTGGACCCGTTCCTGGAGGCGTCGTCCGCGGAGGTGTGGGCTGCGCTGGAGCTTGTAgggctgcgcgagcgcgttgcgtcggagagcgaggggATCGACAGCCGCGTGCTGGAGGGCGGGTCGAACTACAGCGttgggcagcggcagctgatgtgcatggcgcgcgcgctgctgaagaaggGGAGCGGGTTCATCCTGATggacgaggcgacggcgaacATCGACCCCGCGCTTGACCGGCAGATCCAGGCGACAGTGATGAGCGCGTTCTCGGCGTACACGGTGATCACGATCGCGCACCGGCTGCACACTGTCGCGCAGTACGACAAGATCATCGTGATGGACCACGGTGCTGTTGCGGAGATGGGCAGTCCGCGCGAGCTTGTGATGAACCGCCAGTCCATATTCCACAGCATGGTGGAGGCACTGGGCCGCAGCGAGGCAGCGCGCGTGATTCAGGTGGCGATGGCTCAATAA
- the YIP1 gene encoding terbinafine resistance locus protein (yip1), whose translation MLNEVHVNADPNTISTLDEPVLQTLLRDAKAIGRKLVVVVCPPLGADKELHDWDLWGPLFLCLILASILTINASDDQGAAVFSAVFIFVWLGGLVVTVNAKLLGSKIMFFQTYCAIGYCLAPICLGALLCCVLPWFLLNLLLCFIAWAWACWAALRFFRNTVSADREVLVVYPVGLFYIFFTWMVLVGI comes from the coding sequence ATGCTCAACGAGGTGCACGTGAACGCAGACCCGAACACCATCTCCACCTTGGATGAGCCGGTGCTtcagacgctgctgcgcgatgccAAGGCGATCGGCCGCAAGCTCGTTGTGGTTGTGTGCCCCCCTCTCGGAGCTGATAAGGAGCTTCACGATTGGGATCTCTGGGGGCCGCTGTTCCTGTGTCTCATTCTGGCCTCCATCCTCACCATCAACGCCAGCGATGACCagggcgccgccgtcttctctGCGGTCTTCATCTTTGTGTGGCTTGGCGGTCTTGTCGTCACCGTCAATGCCAAGCTCCTCGGCAGCAAGATCATGTTCTTTCAAACGTACTGCGCCATCGGCTACTGCTTGGCGCCCATCTGTCTCGGCGCTCTCTTGTGCTGCGTCCTTCCGTGGTTTTTATTGAACCTCTTGCTGTGCTTCATTGCGTGGGCATGGGCTTGTTGGGCAGCCCTGCGCTTTTTCCGAAACACAGTGAGCGCCGACCGTGAGGTGCTGGTTGTGTACCCCGTCGGGCTCTTCTACATCTTCTTCACCTGGATGGTTCTGGTTGGTATTTAG